One Phaseolus vulgaris cultivar G19833 chromosome 11, P. vulgaris v2.0, whole genome shotgun sequence genomic window carries:
- the LOC137832531 gene encoding UDP-galactose/UDP-glucose transporter 5B yields the protein MAEITSASVSSSAGDSNWRENKLVKVTFAVSGIMVTLVTYGVLQEKIMRVPYGVNKDFFKYSLFLVFCNRITTSAVSAGALLASNKVLDPVAPIYKYCLVSVSNILTTSCQYEALKYVSFPVQTLAKCAKMIPVMVWGTVIMQKKYRGTDYLLAFIVTLGCSVFILYPAGTDISPYGRGRENTVWGVLLMIGYLGCDGFTSTFQDKMFKGYNMEIHNQIFYTTLCSCVLSLTGLIIQGQLLPAIEFVYLHKDCFLDIALLSTVATASQFFISYTIRTFGALTFAIIMTTRQLVSIMLSCVWFSHPLSWEQWIGAVIVFGAIYSKSFFRKAPEKTTTTSVENVQNGNSNNLKENP from the exons ATGGCGGAAATAACCTCTGCTTCTGTTTCTTCTTCCGCGGGTGATTCGAATTGGAGAGAGAACAAGTTGGTGAAAGTCACATTTGCGGTCTCCGGAATCATGGTCACCCTCGTTACCTATGGCGTTTTGCAG GAAAAGATCATGAGAGTTCCTTATGGGGTGAACAAGGACTTCTTCAAATATtctctttttcttgttttctgcAACCGCATCACGACGTCTGCTGTTTCGGCTGGGGCTCTACTG GCAAGTAACAAAGTTTTGGATCCGGTTGCCCCCATTTATAAGTACTGCCTTGTGTCAGTGTCGAACATACTTACCACGAGTTGTCAGTATGAG GCCCTCAAATATGTTAGTTTCCCTGTTCAGACTCTTGCAAAGTGTGCTAAAATGATACCAGTTATG GTCTGGGGCACGGTCATAATGCAGAAGAAATATCGAGGAACTGACTATTTGCTGGCCTTCATAGTAACCCTTGGCTGCTCAGTGTTCATCCTATATCCT GCAGGGACCGACATAAGTCCATACGGTAGAGGAAGGGAAAATACTGTCTGGGGAGTTTTGCTAATGATTGGTTATCTTGG GTGTGATGGTTTTACAAGCACCTTCCAAGATAAGATGTTTAAAGGCTATAACATGGAGATACATAATCAGATATTCTATACCACTTTGTGTTCTTGTGTTCTTAGCCTGACAG GCCTTATCATACAAGGACAATTATTACCAGCAATAGAGTTTGTGTATCTTCATAAGGATTGTTTCCTTGACATTGCATTGCTTTCAACA GTTGCAACAGCTAgtcaattttttatttcctaCACAATTCGCACATTTGGTGCCCTAACATTTGCTATTATAATGACAACTAGACAG TTGGTAAGCATCATGCTATCATGTGTGTGGTTTTCCCATCCTCTTAGCTGGGAACAATGGATTGGAGCT GTAATTGTCTTTGGTGCAATTTATTCAAAAAGCTTCTTTAGGAAAGCACCGGAAAAGACAACAACCACTTCTGTAGAAAATGTACAAAATggaaattcaaataatttgaagGAGAACCCATGA
- the LOC137832448 gene encoding uncharacterized protein produces MEDLDSLIIYPEGEHELRQKLMDARLELETTKHLKTELFNLLKMAYQERDEARSDLVKLMNQLIPSSSNNLQNVFDIQNHFTFPPSAIRACTSITKSDNTLSHGSPQMEFLFDSSTEFTNINAVNPIDKMSNLNQNLIQNFNFSAPSVSMIPSVKPMCDPAAAVIDRLANERGLPQMGHLLQAVKDAGPLLNTLLLAGQLPTWVNPPPIEEIKVPPVAIKKCDVSSILKPNTFGEIENLLLKPRIPTLPYSSNALSTCSASMLNLAAQNTASWNNTWQLNSTSGVTSKTRQ; encoded by the exons ATGGAAGACCTGGATTCGCTCATCATCTACCCTGAG GGAGAACATGAGTTGAGGCAAAAGCTTATGGATGCCAGACTTGAACTTGAAACCACAAAACATCTCAAGACAGAATTGTTCAATCTGTTGAAAATGGCTTACCAAGAGAGGGATGAAGCAAGGTCTGATCTAGTTAAACTAATGAACCAGTTAATTCCCTCTAGTTCAAACAATTTGCAAAACGTGTTTGACATCCAAAATCATTTCACCTTCCCCCCTTCTGCTATTAGAGCATGCACAAGCATAACAAAATCTGACAATACTCTCTCACACGGTTCCCCACAAATGGAATTCTTATTTGACTCTTCCACAGAGTTTACAAACATCAATGCAGTTAACCCCATTGACAAAATGAGTAATCTCAATCAGAATTTGATTCAAAACTTCAACTTCTCAGCACCTAGTGTTTCGATGATTCCTTCTGTAAAGCCAATGTGTGATCCTGCTGCTGCAGTTATAGATCGTCTTGCCAATGAAAGAGGTTTGCCTCAAATGGGTCATCTCCTTCAGGCTGTGAAAGATGCTGGTCCATTGCTTAACACACTGCTCTTAGCAGGGCAACTTCCTACATGGGTAAACCCCCCTCCTATTGAAGAGATCAAAGTGCCACCGGTAGCCATAAAAAAATGTGATGTCAGTAGCATCCTTAAGCCTAACACTTTTGGAGAAATTGAAAATTTACTTCTAAAACCCAGGATTCCAACCTTACCTTATTCTTCAAATGCTCTCTCCACGTGTTCTGCTTCCATGCTCAACTTAGCTGCTCAAAACACTGCTTCATGGAACAATACATGGCAGTTGAATTCAACTTCTGGTGTCACTTCCAAGACCCGTCAATGA
- the LOC137832605 gene encoding large ribosomal subunit protein uL23-like, with translation MAPKADSSKKGDPKAQALKTAKAVKSGPTFKKKGKKTRNSVTFHRPKTLKKDRSPKYPRISAPPRNKLDHYQILKFPLTTESAMKKIEDNNTLVFIVDLRADKKKIKDAVKKMYDIQAKKVNTLIRPDGTKKAYVRLTPDYDALDVANKIGII, from the exons ATGGCTCCTAAAG CTGATAGTTCTAAGAAGGGTGATCCAAAGGCACAGGCCTTGAAAACTGCTAAGGCAGTTAAGTCTGGTCCTACCTTTAAGAAGAAGGGGAAGAAGACCCGAAATTCTGTGACTTTCCACAGGCCGAAGACATTGAAGAAGGACAGGAGTCCTAAGTACCCTCGCATTAGTGCACCACCAAGGAACAAGCTTGACCATTATCAGATCCTGAAGTTCCCTCTTACCACTGAGTCTGCTATGAAGAAGATTGAGGACAACAACACTTTGGTTTTCATTGTTGACCTTCGTGCAGACAAGAAGAAGATCAAGGATGCAGTAAAGAAAATGTATGACATCCAGGCCAAGAAAGTTAACACCTTGATCAG GCCTGATGGTACCAAGAAGGCTTATGTCAGGTTGACCCCTGATTACGATGCATTGGATGTGGCAAACAAGATCGGCATTATCTAA
- the LOC137823534 gene encoding glutelin type-D 1-like has product MEIDLSPQLAKKVYEGNGGSYYAWSPSELPMLREGNIAAAKLALQKNGFALPRYSDSSKVAYILQGSGVAGVVLPEAEEKVVAIKKGDALALPFGVVTWWYNKEDTELVVLFLGETSKAHKTGEFTDFFLTGANGIFTGFSTEFVGRAWDLEEKDVKTLIGNQSGKGIVKLEGNINLPEPKEEHRKGMALNCEEAPLDVDIKNGGRVVVLNTKNLPLVGEVGLGADLVRLDGNAMCSPGFSCDSAYQVTYIVRGSGRAQVVGVDGRRVLETTVKAGNLFIVPRFFVVSKIADPDGLEWFSIITTPNPVFTHLAGSIGAWKALSPTVLQASFNVDAKLEQLFRSKRNADAIFFPPPN; this is encoded by the exons ATGGAGATTGATCTTTCTCCTCAATTAGCCAAGAAGGTGTACGAGGGCAATGGTGGGTCTTACTATGCATGGTCCCCTTCTGAGCTTCCCATGTTGCGTGAAGGAAACATCGCTGCTGCCAAACTAGCTCTTCAGAAGAATGGTTTTGCCCTTCCTCGTTACTCTGATTCGTCCAAGGTTGCATACATTTTACAAG GAAGTGGTGTTGCTGGAGTTGTGCTCCCTGAAGCAGAAGAGAAGGTTGTTGCAATTAAGAAGGGTGATGCTTTGGCACTCCCTTTTGGTGTGGTGACATGGTGGTATAACAAGGAGGATACTGAGTTGGTAGTTCTGTTCCTGGGTGAAACTTCAAAAGCCCACAAGACTGGTGAATTCACTGATTTTTTTCTGACTGGTGCAAATGGAATCTTCACTGGATTTTCAACTGAGTTTGTGGGCAGGGCTTGGGACTTGGAAGAAAAGGATGTGAAAACCCTTATTGGGAATCAATCGGGTAAGGGTATTGTGAAGCTTGAAGGAAATATCAACCTTCCTGAGCCTAAAGAGGAACATAGGAAGGGCATGGCATTGAACTGTGAAGAGGCTCCATTGGATGTTGACATCAAGAATGGAGGAAGGGTTGTGGTGTTGAACACCAAGAACCTTCCCTTGGTAGGTGAGGTTGGTCTAGGAGCAGACCTTGTGAGGTTGGATGGAAATGCAATGTGTTCTCCAGGATTCTCTTGTGATTCTGCTTATCAGGTTACATACATTGTGAGGGGAAGTGGTCGTGCTCAGGTTGTTGGTGTGGATGGTCGTAGGGTTCTGGAGACAACTGTGAAAGCTGGAAATTTGTTCATTGTGCCAAGGTTTTTTGTTGTGTCCAAGATTGCTGACCCTGATGGCCTGGAGTGGTTCTCCATCATCACTACCCCCAA TCCTGTATTTACTCACCTGGCTGGAAGCATTGGGGCATGGAAGGCTCTTTCACCAACGGTTCTGCAGGCTTCTTTCAATGTAGATGCAAAACTTGAGCAACTCTTTCGTTCAAAGAGGAATGCAGATGCCATTTTCTTCCCTCCTCCAAATTGA